From one Candidatus Eisenbacteria bacterium genomic stretch:
- a CDS encoding beta-galactosidase — translation MRKFGLKFVLGVLLLLFLFPLRTRAAAQDSTAALRPHEKQFFPIGVWDNIPLNRFGELRRAGFNIIVAGGPGNVGLNQAILDSAGAHDVKVFLMATWCEYYCAPVSRLDADSVILGRLAVDLYNYSRFPSFYGWYLRDEPGEGEIDRLAYVQGLARRADPIRPKLINLYPVSISYIKDSPVTDYRQFLRSFTDKLMPDMICFDFYPFQTGSTSLDRLEENLSLVRNESVRTGTPFWYITQSSGWQRSVPVGLEFEWKDVLRVPNEVEMRTAVGLALVYGAKGILYFRYTPCKEGNVRFTGMVDSRETDDQKLRFTEDGYFPEKFSFFNAGEELLWPNPTYFRVKLINNWLLKLSPVLSRLDSKALFRLSEEGTPAAKGSTSPVQSGLVTGEARYRTSGTVAVKLDKGEVTVGEFRDGGKIVMGAVNKTLTKTSAITAAFKGKSGRLIDLYSGKEIKLKESGDKDFPLYFKLQLDPGETRFFRVDVS, via the coding sequence GTGAGAAAGTTCGGGCTGAAATTTGTTCTCGGAGTTCTGCTCCTTCTTTTCCTTTTCCCTTTGCGGACGCGAGCGGCCGCGCAAGACTCAACGGCTGCACTCAGGCCTCATGAGAAACAGTTTTTCCCAATCGGGGTCTGGGACAACATTCCCCTCAACAGGTTTGGCGAACTCAGGAGAGCGGGCTTCAACATCATTGTGGCTGGAGGCCCAGGCAACGTCGGCCTCAACCAGGCGATCCTCGATTCGGCCGGGGCCCACGATGTGAAGGTGTTCCTCATGGCGACATGGTGCGAGTACTACTGCGCTCCTGTGAGCAGGCTTGATGCTGACTCCGTCATTCTTGGAAGGCTGGCCGTGGATTTGTACAACTATTCGCGTTTTCCTTCTTTCTACGGCTGGTATTTGAGGGATGAACCCGGCGAGGGCGAGATTGACAGACTCGCCTATGTCCAGGGGCTCGCGAGAAGGGCAGACCCGATCAGGCCAAAGCTGATCAACCTCTACCCAGTTTCGATTTCGTATATTAAGGATTCTCCGGTGACGGACTACAGGCAGTTTCTTCGGAGTTTCACAGACAAGCTGATGCCGGACATGATCTGCTTCGATTTCTATCCTTTCCAGACGGGGAGCACGTCGCTTGACCGGCTTGAGGAGAACCTTTCGCTAGTCAGAAACGAGTCTGTCCGAACCGGGACGCCCTTCTGGTATATTACTCAGTCTTCAGGCTGGCAGAGGAGCGTGCCCGTTGGCCTTGAGTTCGAATGGAAGGACGTTCTGAGAGTCCCAAATGAAGTTGAGATGAGGACCGCGGTTGGACTTGCTCTTGTGTACGGAGCGAAAGGGATTCTTTATTTCCGCTACACGCCCTGCAAAGAAGGAAACGTAAGATTCACAGGTATGGTTGATTCAAGGGAGACGGATGATCAAAAGTTGAGATTCACTGAGGACGGCTACTTTCCGGAGAAGTTCTCCTTTTTCAATGCTGGAGAAGAACTGCTCTGGCCTAATCCGACTTACTTTCGCGTGAAATTGATAAACAACTGGCTCCTAAAACTCTCTCCGGTTCTATCTCGCCTTGACTCCAAGGCCTTGTTCAGACTCTCAGAAGAAGGGACTCCTGCTGCCAAGGGGAGTACGTCGCCTGTCCAGTCCGGGCTCGTTACGGGAGAAGCCAGGTACAGGACTTCAGGTACGGTCGCAGTCAAACTTGATAAGGGCGAAGTAACGGTGGGAGAGTTCCGTGACGGCGGGAAAATAGTCATGGGGGCCGTCAACAAAACCCTGACAAAAACTTCTGCGATCACGGCCGCTTTCAAAGGGAAGTCAGGCCGTTTGATTGACCTATACTCCGGGAAAGAAATCAAACTGAAAGAAAGCGGAGACAAAGATTTCCCGCTCTACTTCAAGCTGCAGCTTGACCCCGGCGAGACGCGTTTCTTCAGAGTCGATGTTTCGTGA